AAGAGGGCCACCGCTACGACGCCATCCTGAGCGATCTCATGATGGCCGAGATGCAGGGCGAGCAGTTCTCCAACGAGCTCACCTCGCGCGCGCCGGAGTTGGCCCGCCGCGTCATCTTCATGAGCGGGGGCGCCTATACCCCGGCCTCGCTGGAGTTCGTCTCGCGGATGGCCCACCCGCTGCTCATCAAGCCGTTCAAGCACACGGAGCTCGAGCAGCTGCTCCGGCCGCTCTTGCCGCCGGTTTAGGAC
This region of Hyalangium minutum genomic DNA includes:
- a CDS encoding response regulator, whose amino-acid sequence is MDDEPHFGQTLRMLLGLSHDATYTPSAREALRWLQEGHRYDAILSDLMMAEMQGEQFSNELTSRAPELARRVIFMSGGAYTPASLEFVSRMAHPLLIKPFKHTELEQLLRPLLPPV